One Mangifera indica cultivar Alphonso chromosome 4, CATAS_Mindica_2.1, whole genome shotgun sequence genomic region harbors:
- the LOC123214158 gene encoding agamous-like MADS-box protein MADS2 translates to MGRGRVELRRIENKINRQVTFAKRRNGLLKKAYELSVLCEAEVALIIFSSRGKLYEFSSTSNIASTLERYESYSYGSLEANLPNNDIESNYQEYLQLKSRFEQLKHSQRQLLGEDIGDLGISDLERLERQLDNSVRQIRSRKAQSQLDRLSELQRKEEMLMETNDVLRKKLEDIDTALKSWEAGDQSFTYSNRTTQFEPFTHPLNNNNTLQMGCNSGGVTHEGTAATSSQDVNGLIPEWML, encoded by the exons ATGGGGAGGGGAAGAGTGGAGCTGAGGAGGATAGAGAACAAGATAAACCGGCAGGTGACTTTTGCAAAGAGAAGAAATGGACTGTTAAAGAAGGCTTATGAGCTCTCAGTTTTGTGTGAAGCTGAGGTTGCTCTTATCATCTTCTCTAGCCGTGGTAAACTCTATGAGTTCTCAAGCACTTCCAA TATTGCCAGTACACTTGAGAGGTACGAAAGTTATAGTTATGGATCTCTGGAAGCAAACCTGCCTAATAACGACATTGAG AGCAACTACCAGGAATACTTACAGCTTAAATCAAGATTTGAGCAGTTAAAGCACTCCCAGAG ACAACTTCTCGGTGAAGATATAGGAGACTTGGGAATATCAGACCTTGAACGGCTGGAGCGGCAACTGGACAATTCAGTGAGGCAAATCAGGTCACGCAAG GCCCAATCTCAGCTTGATCGGCTTTCTGAACTTCAAAGGAAG GAAGAAATGTTAATGGAAACCAACGATGTCTTAAGGAAGAAG TTGGAAGACATTGATACAGCACTTAAATCATGGGAAGCTGGCGACCAAAGCTTCACCTACAGCAATAGGACTACTCAGTTTGAGCCTTTTACCCATCctttaaataacaataacacACTGCAGATGGG GTGCAATTCTGGTGGGGTTACGCATGAGGGAACTGCGGCTACTTCATCCCAAGATGTGAATGGACTCATTCCAGAGTGGATGCTGTGA
- the LOC123214160 gene encoding protein BIG GRAIN 1-like E has product MSITLSETDKIYKKSFHHRNDSGELDVFEAARYFSGYNEGSGYPYATFSQKILKEERQAWRGGRISLDVPMMRESLPQHANPACYQKQSHHHGIEKPIKEKKYKQPSSPGGRLASFLNSLFSQSSSKKKKSKSSTPSMKDDEESPGGRRKRRISISHFRSSSTTDSKSLYSSSNSGFRTPPPYAHTPTKSYKDLRSYSDHKHVVSLSTKHNGQAQALKSTAFQNEVLEDKKINTDLPWLDEKLKFNNNACSDKYKNSGNHTEKDRIWVEEKEFKKFNEIDDGADSDSSSDLFELQNYDLGIYSNGLPVYETTHMDSIRRGAPISNAAL; this is encoded by the coding sequence ATGTCCATCACGCTTTCAGAAACAGACAAGATTTACAAGAAATCATTCCATCACAGAAATGATTCTGGTGAACTTGACGTTTTTGAGGCTGCCCGCTATTTCTCTGGCTACAATGAAGGTTCTGGTTATCCCTATGCAACTTTTTCTCAGAAAATCTTGAAAGAAGAGAGACAGGCATGGAGAGGAGGGAGAATCAGCTTGGACGTGCCGATGATGAGAGAATCGCTTCCTCAACATGCTAATCCTGCTTGTTATCAGAAACAGTCTCATCATCATGGTATTGAAAAGCCAATTAAAGAGAAGAAATACAAGCAACCCAGCTCTCCAGGAGGTAGACTTGCTAGTTTCTTGAACTCGCTCTTCAGTCAATCAAGttccaagaaaaagaaatcaaaatcctCTACACCGTCCATGAAAGACGATGAGGAGAGCCCTggtggaagaagaaaaaggaggaTTAGCATTAGCCATTTCCGAAGCTCGAGTACCACAGATTCAAAGTCGTTGTATTCTTCTTCAAATTCAGGTTTTAGAACACCTCCTCCATATGCACACACACCCACGAAGAGCTACAAGGATTTAAGAAGCTACTCAGATCACAAGCACGTTGTATCTTTGTCAACAAAGCATAATGGACAAGCTCAAGCACTAAAATCTACAGCTTTTCAAAATGAGGTATTggaagacaaaaaaattaatacggATTTACCTTGGCTggatgagaaattaaaattcaataataatgcATGCTCGGACAAGTACAAGAATTCTGGTAACCATACAGAAAAAGATAGGATTTGggttgaagaaaaagaatttaaaaagtttaatgaGATTGATGATGGTGCAGATAGTGATTCAAGTTCGGATCTCTTTGAGTTGCAAAATTACGACTTGGGTATATACTCAAATGGTCTGCCTGTGTATGAAACTACGCATATGGATAGCATCAGAAGAGGAGCACCAATTTCCAATGCAGCTCTATGA
- the LOC123214159 gene encoding E3 ubiquitin-protein ligase At3g02290: MSCFCSCVRVPDNGDELNSSGCGSCSCLSGFFHTLIDKYTPLFSNNQIRTHQQTDDGSSPQSQTTTSVPRILPFDDHSTHKSVNSLLKSSFNEMKPGYGHESSQDEDVCPTCLEEYTPENPRIVTKCFHHYHLSCIYEWMERSSTCPVCSKVMKFDEIV; encoded by the exons ATGAGCTGTTTTTGTTCTTGCGTTCGTGTTCCGGATAATGGAGATGAGCTAAATAGTTCTGGCTGTGGAAGCTGTAGCTGTCTCAGTGGCTTCTTTCACACCTTGATCGACAAG TATACACCATTATTCAGCAATAATCAAATCAGGACCCATCAACAAACTGATGATGGTTCATCTCCACAGTCTCAAACTACAACATCTGTTCCAAGAATTTTGCCGTTCGATGATCATTCTACCCACAAATCTGTAAATTCCTTATTGAAGTCATCATTCAATGAAATGAAACCTGGTTATGGCCATGAATCATCGCAAGATGAGGATGTATGTCCTACATGTCTTGAAG AGTACACCCCTGAAAATCCAAGGATAGTTACAAAATGTTTTCATCATTACCACCTTAGCTGTATTTACGAGTGGATGGAGAGAAGTTCAACCTGTCCTGTTTGCAGCAAG GTGatgaaatttgatgaaattgtttaA
- the LOC123214156 gene encoding agamous-like MADS-box protein AP1, with product MGRGRVQLKRIENKINRQVTFSKRRGGLLKKAHEISVLCDADVALIVFSHRGKLFEYATDSSMERILERYERYSYAERQLVDPGPESTGNWSLEFHKLKSKIELLQRSQRHYLGEDLDSLSVRDIQNLEQQLDTALKHIRSRKNQLMYESISELQKKEKAIQEQNNMLAKEIKEREKTMAQQAQWGQQNQGPNTLSFLLPQAPPCMKIGGATAYQQEEEAADEEMRRNGLDLTLEPVYSCHLGCFGA from the exons ATGGGAAGAGGTAGGGTTCAGTTGAAGAGAATAGAGAACAAGATCAACCGTCAAGTCACTTTCTCCAAAAGGAGAGGTGGGTTATTGAAGAAAGCTCATGAGATCTCTGTTCTTTGTGATGCCGATGTTGCCCTGATTGTCTTCTCTCACAGAGGGAAACTCTTTGAGTATGCAACTGATTCAAG CATGGAAAGGATCCTTGAACGCTATGAGAGGTACTCCTATGCAGAGAGACAGCTCGTTGATCCTGGTCCTGAATCAACG GGTAACTGGTCTCTGGAGTTTCACAAACTTAAGTCCAAAATTGAACTTTTGCAAAGGAGCCAAAG GCACTATTTGGGAGAAGACTTGGACTCACTGAGTGTGAGAGATATCCAGAATTTGGAGCAGCAGCTTGACACTGCTCTCAAACACATCAGATCAAGAAAA AATCAGCTCATGTATGAGTCCATCTCTGAGCTCCAGAAAAAG GAAAAGGCAATACAGGAGCAGAACAACATGCTTGCTAAGGAG ATCAAGGAGAGGGAGAAGACTATGGCTCAGCAAGCACAGTGGGGGCAGCAAAACCAGGGCCCCAATACATTATCCTTCCTGCTGCCACAGGCACCTCCTTGCATGAAGATTGG TGGTGCTACTGCTTATcagcaagaagaagaagcagcagATGAGGAGATGAGGCGTAACGGGCTTGACCTCACTCTTGAACCAGTGTATTCGTGCCACCTTGGATGCTTTGGTGCATGA